CAGCAGCATGTCGATCATCGCGATGTGGAAGTCCGCGGTGCCCATCGTGTGGTACTGGTCGTCCAGGCCCAGGACGGGACCGGAGTTGTAGTTCTGCACGTGCAGCAGGTCCAGCCGGTCGCGCAGCGCGTCGATCACCGGCAGGTACGCGCCCGCGCGCGGGTCGGCCCCGGTGCCGCCGCCGTAGTGCTGGTAGCCGACCTGCACGAAGAAGGTCTCCGGGGCCATGGTCAGCACGAAGTCCTCGCCGTAGCGGTCGGTGAGGGCGCGCAGCGCGTCGATCAGGTTGACCACCACCGGGGTGGTCGGGTTCTTCAGGTCGGTGTCGCCGGGGGCGAGCTCCAGCGAGTGGCCCTCGAAGTCGATGTCGAGGCCGTCCAGGCCGTAGCGGTCGATGATCGCGGAGGCCGACTCCACGAACGCGTCGCGCGCGGCGGTGGTCTCCAGCCGCACCTGCCCGTTCGCGCCGCCGATCGACAGCAGCACCTTCGTGCCCTCGGCCTGCTTGGCGCGGATCCCGGCGAGGAACTCCTCGTCGCTCTCCACGTTCGGGCACTCGTCGGCCGGGCAGCGGGTGAACTCCAGCCGGCCGGAGGTGGGCGAGGTCGGTTCGGCGAAGGCCAGGTCGATGACGTCCCACTCGTCGGGCACGTCGGCGATGCGCACGTAGCCGGAGCCGTTGGCGAAGCTGGCGTGCAGGTACCCGACCAGGGCGTGCGCCGGGACGTCGGCCGCGGTGCCGCGCTCCGGGGCGGTGGGTGCGGCGGCGTTCTCCGGTGTGGCGGTGGCGGAGGCCGGTGCGGCGACGAGGGCGAGCCCGGCCAGCACGGCGAGAGCGGTGCGGATCCGTGACATGGGTGCTCCGATCCGGACAGAGGTGGTCTCCGGAGCACACAAACTGGACTAGACCACTGCCGAGGTCAAGGTCCAGACCAGTTCTCGCCACCACGCCCGGCCCGGGGGACCACGCGCCCGGGCCGGGCGTGTCAGGCGAGTGCGGAGGGGCGTCTCAGCCCGGGCCGGGGCCCATCGGGCCCTTGCCGCCCGGACCGCGGCGGCGCAGGTAGCGCTCGAACTCCGCGGCGATGGCGTCCCCGCTGGTCTCGGTCAGCTTGACCTCGGCGTCCCCGCGCTCCTCCAGCGCGCGGACGTAGTTGCGGACGTCCTCGTCCTCCTCGGCCATCTCGCTGACCGTCTGCTCCCACTCCTCGGCCTGCTCCGGCAGGTTGCCCAGCGGCACCTCCACGTCGAGGGCGTCCTCCACCCGGTGCAGCAGCGCGAGGGTCGCCTTCGGCGACGGGGGCTGCGAGACGTAGTGCGGCACGGCCGCCCAGAACGAGATCGCCGGGATCCCGGCCTGCACGCACGCGTCCTGGAACACCCCGACGATGCCGGTCGGTCCCTCGTAGCGGGAGCGCTCCAGGCCGTAGCGGGCCGCCGACTCGGTGTCGTACGCCGCGCCGGTCACCGGCACCGGCCGGGTGTGCGGGGCGTCGGCGAGCAGCGCACCCAGCGTCACCACGGTGCGGGCGCCCAGCCGCTCGATCTGCTCGACGAGCTCGGCGCAGAAGGCCCGCCACCGCATGTTCGGCTCGATGCCGTGCACCAGCACCACGTCGTGCTCGCAACCCGGCGGCCGGCAGACCGAGAGCCGCGTGGTCGGCCAGGTGATCTGGCGGGTGATGCCGTCGACCAGCTTGACCGTCGGGCGGGAGACCTGGAAGTCGTAGTACGGGTCC
This region of Saccharopolyspora hordei genomic DNA includes:
- a CDS encoding chitinase codes for the protein MSRIRTALAVLAGLALVAAPASATATPENAAAPTAPERGTAADVPAHALVGYLHASFANGSGYVRIADVPDEWDVIDLAFAEPTSPTSGRLEFTRCPADECPNVESDEEFLAGIRAKQAEGTKVLLSIGGANGQVRLETTAARDAFVESASAIIDRYGLDGLDIDFEGHSLELAPGDTDLKNPTTPVVVNLIDALRALTDRYGEDFVLTMAPETFFVQVGYQHYGGGTGADPRAGAYLPVIDALRDRLDLLHVQNYNSGPVLGLDDQYHTMGTADFHIAMIDMLLTGFPLAGGSAGTFDPLAPEQVAIGLPAAEPAGNGFTPVPEVHAALDCLRTGTGCGAYQPHGTYPGLRGLMAWSINWDVFHGNEFAQAHDAHTAR
- a CDS encoding PAC2 family protein — protein: MTDRDAHTNERTRAEPPEPTGPIVIAGFEGWNDAGDAASSAIEHLQLIWDAEPLSEIDPDPYYDFQVSRPTVKLVDGITRQITWPTTRLSVCRPPGCEHDVVLVHGIEPNMRWRAFCAELVEQIERLGARTVVTLGALLADAPHTRPVPVTGAAYDTESAARYGLERSRYEGPTGIVGVFQDACVQAGIPAISFWAAVPHYVSQPPSPKATLALLHRVEDALDVEVPLGNLPEQAEEWEQTVSEMAEEDEDVRNYVRALEERGDAEVKLTETSGDAIAAEFERYLRRRGPGGKGPMGPGPG